Proteins from one Nakamurella multipartita DSM 44233 genomic window:
- a CDS encoding thiamine pyrophosphate-requiring protein: protein MAELVADVVLSRLREWGVRQVFGYPGDGINGLLAAWGRAKDDPQFVQARHEEMAAFAAVGFAKFSGRVGVCVATSGPGAIHLLNGLYDAKLDHVPVVAIVGQTARSAMGGSYQQEVDLLSLFKDVCSDYVQMCTVPQQLPNLIDRAIRIAQTEHAPTCVIVPSDVFDLDYEPPGHEFKQVPSSVGTAWATAAPDPDAVRAAADLLNAGEKVALLVGQGARGCEAELTEVADLLGAGAAKALLGKDVLPDTLPWVTGSIGLLGTTASYRLMMGCDTLLTIGSNFPYTQFMPDLGQARAVQIDRSGKWIGMRYPYEINLVGDAKATLKALIPLLNRKADRSWRDRVQADVADWWQTAERRALTAADPVNPMRIFHELSQRLPVDAIVVSDSGSAANWYARHLRFHGDIRGSLSGTLATMGPGVPYAIGAKWAHPDRPVIALVGDGAMQMNGLAELITISHYWSQWADPRLIVAVLHNNDLNQVTWEMRAMSGAPKFAESQTLPDVDYAGFATGLGLSGVRIDDPDALGPAWATALAATRPTVLDVICDPDVPPIPPHATFDQVKSVAGAVLHGDEDAWGFVKQGVKQKVQQYLPGTKGGTS, encoded by the coding sequence ATGGCCGAATTGGTGGCGGATGTGGTGTTGTCCCGGTTGCGAGAATGGGGGGTGCGGCAGGTCTTCGGGTACCCGGGGGACGGGATCAACGGCCTGTTGGCGGCGTGGGGGAGGGCGAAGGACGACCCGCAGTTCGTGCAGGCCCGGCACGAGGAGATGGCCGCGTTCGCCGCCGTCGGCTTCGCCAAGTTCAGCGGTCGGGTCGGGGTGTGCGTGGCGACCAGCGGACCCGGCGCGATCCACCTGCTGAACGGGCTGTACGACGCGAAACTCGATCACGTCCCGGTCGTCGCGATCGTCGGGCAGACGGCCCGCTCGGCCATGGGCGGCTCGTACCAGCAGGAGGTCGACCTGCTCTCGCTGTTCAAGGACGTCTGCAGCGACTACGTGCAGATGTGTACCGTCCCACAGCAGCTGCCGAACCTGATCGACCGGGCGATCCGGATCGCTCAGACCGAGCACGCCCCGACCTGCGTGATCGTGCCGTCCGACGTGTTCGACCTGGACTACGAACCGCCGGGGCACGAGTTCAAGCAGGTCCCGTCCAGCGTCGGCACCGCCTGGGCGACCGCCGCCCCGGACCCGGACGCGGTCCGCGCCGCGGCGGACCTGCTCAACGCCGGGGAGAAGGTCGCGTTGCTGGTCGGTCAGGGGGCCAGAGGCTGCGAAGCCGAGCTGACCGAAGTCGCGGACCTGCTGGGCGCCGGCGCCGCGAAGGCGTTGCTGGGCAAGGACGTGCTGCCCGACACCCTGCCCTGGGTCACCGGTTCGATTGGCCTGCTGGGCACCACCGCCAGCTACCGGCTGATGATGGGCTGCGACACGCTCCTGACCATCGGGTCGAACTTCCCGTACACCCAGTTCATGCCGGACCTCGGGCAGGCCCGGGCCGTGCAGATCGACCGGTCCGGCAAGTGGATCGGCATGCGGTACCCCTACGAGATCAACCTCGTCGGGGACGCGAAGGCCACTCTCAAGGCGCTGATCCCGCTGTTGAACCGGAAGGCCGACCGGAGCTGGCGGGACCGGGTGCAGGCCGATGTCGCGGACTGGTGGCAGACCGCCGAGCGCCGCGCGTTGACCGCCGCCGATCCGGTCAACCCGATGCGGATCTTCCATGAACTGTCGCAGCGGTTGCCCGTCGACGCCATCGTGGTCAGCGATTCGGGCAGCGCAGCGAACTGGTACGCCCGGCACCTGCGCTTTCACGGCGACATCCGCGGGTCACTGTCCGGGACGCTGGCCACGATGGGTCCGGGGGTGCCGTACGCGATCGGCGCGAAATGGGCGCACCCGGACCGACCGGTGATCGCCCTGGTGGGAGACGGAGCGATGCAGATGAACGGACTGGCCGAGCTCATCACCATCTCGCACTACTGGTCGCAATGGGCCGACCCGCGGCTCATCGTCGCGGTGCTGCACAACAACGACCTCAACCAGGTCACCTGGGAGATGCGGGCCATGTCGGGTGCCCCCAAGTTCGCCGAATCGCAGACTCTCCCGGACGTCGACTACGCCGGATTCGCGACCGGTTTGGGTCTGTCCGGCGTCCGGATCGACGACCCCGATGCGCTGGGCCCGGCCTGGGCGACCGCGTTGGCGGCGACCCGGCCCACCGTGCTGGACGTGATCTGCGACCCGGATGTGCCGCCGATCCCGCCGCACGCCACCTTCGATCAGGTCAAGTCCGTCGCCGGGGCGGTGCTGCACGGTGACGAGGACGCCTGGGGTTTCGTCAAACAGGGTGTGAAACAGAAGGTGCAGCAGTATCTGCCCGGAACCAAGGGGGGAACGTCATGA
- a CDS encoding enolase C-terminal domain-like protein, translating to MSITGASIDAVTVAVYRFPTDRPEADGTLTWNATTAVTATVHAGNRQGLGWTYSTAAAAQVVTDHLAQAITGRDVMDTPGAWSAMHRACRNLGTRGLVMQAISAVDIALWDLKARVLGIPLTDLFGRARETVPVYGSGGFTTLSDSELAKQVDEWAAAGCPAMKIKIGQSWGTDVDRDIMRVNSFREIAGPAVDLMVDANGGYTTGQARRVGATLERLGVVWFEEPVSSDDITGLGVVRAAVRCDVTAGEYAADLYDIDRLCPVVDCLQLDATRCGGYTGWLRGAAIAQAHNLHVSAHCAPALHAPVAAAAPNLRHVELFIDHARLEPLLVDGTPTVRHGTLHPDGRASGHGMTIAARAVDHRLAAPEHADFDSPAEPPIGGSP from the coding sequence GTGAGCATCACCGGAGCATCGATCGACGCGGTCACCGTCGCGGTGTACCGGTTCCCCACCGACCGCCCGGAGGCCGACGGCACCCTCACCTGGAACGCCACCACCGCGGTCACCGCCACCGTGCACGCCGGGAACCGGCAGGGCCTGGGCTGGACCTACAGCACCGCCGCGGCCGCGCAGGTGGTGACCGACCACCTTGCCCAGGCGATCACCGGGCGGGACGTCATGGACACCCCCGGGGCCTGGTCGGCGATGCACCGAGCCTGCCGCAACCTGGGCACCCGCGGACTGGTCATGCAGGCCATCAGCGCCGTCGATATCGCGCTCTGGGACCTCAAAGCACGCGTGCTCGGCATTCCCCTCACCGACCTGTTCGGGCGGGCCCGGGAGACGGTTCCGGTCTACGGGTCAGGCGGGTTCACCACCCTGTCCGACTCGGAGCTCGCCAAACAGGTCGACGAGTGGGCCGCGGCCGGCTGCCCGGCCATGAAGATCAAGATCGGCCAGTCCTGGGGCACCGATGTCGATCGGGATATTATGCGTGTCAACAGCTTCCGCGAAATAGCCGGCCCGGCGGTAGACCTCATGGTCGACGCCAACGGCGGCTACACAACCGGGCAGGCCCGCCGCGTCGGTGCCACCCTGGAGCGGCTCGGCGTGGTGTGGTTCGAGGAACCCGTCTCCAGTGACGACATCACCGGCCTGGGCGTTGTACGCGCGGCGGTGCGGTGCGACGTGACGGCCGGCGAATACGCTGCCGACCTGTATGACATCGATCGGCTGTGCCCGGTGGTTGACTGCCTGCAACTCGACGCCACGCGGTGCGGCGGCTACACCGGCTGGCTCCGCGGCGCCGCGATCGCCCAAGCCCACAACCTGCACGTCTCCGCGCACTGCGCCCCCGCGCTGCACGCGCCGGTCGCCGCCGCCGCGCCCAACCTACGGCACGTCGAATTGTTCATCGACCACGCCCGCCTCGAACCCCTCCTTGTCGACGGCACCCCCACCGTGCGACACGGCACACTCCACCCCGATGGGCGCGCCTCGGGGCATGGCATGACCATCGCGGCCCGGGCAGTTGACCATCGGCTGGCAGCACCCGAACACGCCGACTTCGACAGCCCAGCCGAACCACCGATTGGAGGATCACCATGA
- a CDS encoding glycoside hydrolase family 15 protein has product MSGCPEPDAGTDQFVPQVLREYALLADGERGAMLGPRGDIVWMCAPRWDSDAVFSALLDGPGGYSITPVDRFVWGGFYEEGSMIWRSRWVTNQGIIECREALAFPGDPHRVVLLRRVLAVDGGGQVQITLAPRAGFGRHGLTRLHGADGTWTGRSGPLHVRWTGAPADTRPVDRRHALTGQLTVPTGAHHDLILEISDQALPDRPPAPEAMWEATETAWHTAVPDLVSCLEPKDARRSYVVLRGLTSASGGMVAAATTSLPERAEAGRNYDYRYVWIRDQCYAGQAAATAGTPPLLDDAVRFVSARILDHGPDLRPAYTTGGAPVPDQRTLNLPGYPGGKNLIGNWANQQFQLDAFGESLLLLAAAGRADRLDTDHWKAAIVAADAISARWTEPDAGIWEIDNQPWTHSRLTCAAGLRAIARIPHAGPAAVDWLALADRITADTATNAVHPSGRWQRSPRDPALDAALLLPPLRGGIDPADPRTIRTLDGYLTDLTRDGYAYRFRHDDRPLADAEGSFTLCGFLVALALHQQHRPVEAARWYERTRACAGPAELYSEEFDVHQHQLRGNLPQAFVHALHLEAAARLADPPDHP; this is encoded by the coding sequence GTGAGCGGGTGCCCCGAACCGGATGCCGGTACGGACCAGTTCGTACCGCAGGTGCTGCGCGAATACGCCCTGCTGGCCGACGGAGAACGCGGCGCCATGCTCGGCCCCCGCGGCGACATCGTATGGATGTGCGCCCCGCGGTGGGACAGTGACGCCGTCTTCTCCGCGCTGCTCGACGGCCCTGGCGGTTACTCGATCACCCCGGTGGACCGGTTCGTCTGGGGCGGCTTCTACGAAGAGGGCAGCATGATCTGGCGCAGCCGCTGGGTCACAAATCAGGGCATCATCGAGTGCCGAGAGGCGCTCGCGTTTCCCGGTGACCCTCATCGAGTGGTGCTGCTGCGTCGCGTCCTGGCCGTCGACGGGGGCGGCCAGGTCCAAATCACGCTCGCCCCGCGGGCAGGATTCGGTCGGCACGGGCTCACCCGGCTGCACGGCGCGGACGGCACCTGGACCGGCCGGAGCGGCCCGTTGCACGTGCGATGGACCGGCGCCCCCGCCGACACCCGACCGGTGGACCGGCGCCACGCGCTGACCGGGCAGCTGACGGTGCCCACCGGCGCACACCACGACCTCATCCTGGAGATCAGCGACCAGGCCCTCCCGGACCGGCCCCCCGCCCCCGAGGCTATGTGGGAGGCCACCGAAACCGCCTGGCACACAGCAGTTCCCGACCTCGTCAGCTGCCTCGAACCGAAGGATGCCCGCCGCTCCTACGTCGTGCTCCGCGGGTTGACCTCGGCCAGCGGCGGCATGGTGGCCGCCGCCACCACCAGCCTGCCCGAACGCGCCGAGGCCGGCCGGAACTACGACTACCGGTACGTTTGGATCCGCGACCAGTGCTACGCCGGGCAGGCCGCCGCCACGGCCGGGACGCCGCCCCTGCTCGACGACGCCGTCCGTTTCGTCAGCGCCCGGATCCTGGACCACGGGCCCGACCTGAGACCCGCCTACACCACCGGCGGCGCACCGGTGCCGGACCAGCGGACCCTGAACCTGCCCGGATACCCCGGCGGCAAGAACCTGATCGGGAACTGGGCCAACCAACAATTCCAACTCGACGCGTTCGGCGAATCGCTGCTGCTGCTCGCCGCGGCCGGCCGGGCCGACCGGCTGGACACCGACCACTGGAAAGCCGCCATCGTCGCCGCCGACGCCATCAGCGCACGGTGGACCGAACCCGACGCCGGGATCTGGGAGATCGACAACCAACCCTGGACGCACAGCCGGCTCACCTGCGCCGCCGGGCTGCGGGCCATCGCTCGGATCCCGCACGCCGGGCCCGCCGCGGTCGACTGGCTCGCCCTGGCCGACCGGATCACCGCCGACACCGCCACCAACGCGGTGCATCCCAGCGGGCGGTGGCAACGCTCCCCCCGGGACCCGGCGCTCGACGCCGCGCTGCTGCTGCCGCCGCTCCGCGGTGGCATCGACCCGGCTGATCCCCGCACCATCCGCACCCTCGACGGGTACCTGACCGACCTCACCCGCGACGGGTACGCCTATCGATTCCGGCACGACGACCGGCCCCTGGCCGACGCCGAAGGTTCCTTCACTCTGTGCGGATTCCTCGTCGCCCTGGCGCTGCACCAACAGCACCGGCCCGTCGAGGCGGCCCGCTGGTACGAACGGACCCGCGCGTGCGCCGGACCGGCCGAGCTGTACTCCGAGGAGTTCGACGTCCACCAACACCAACTGCGGGGCAACCTCCCGCAGGCCTTCGTACACGCCCTGCACCTGGAAGCCGCCGCCCGCCTGGCCGACCCGCCGGACCACCCCTGA
- a CDS encoding gluconate 2-dehydrogenase subunit 3 family protein, with product MTSRAPGQRAVTPQGRVRFPGFDVLDQSDVWDDITAGVVLARLAPPNDLGFFTEPERAIAEPLLDLLLAQDAEPRVPVLALIGTRLAIGETDGWHYDDLPEDGQAWRATLKFLNRDAGDRHGGPFSRLRPAQQAGLIQAVQDLAQRGKTWHDYPASQVWSLWTRYACTAFYSHPWAWNEIGFPGPAYPRGYLNPGINARDRWETADRIDVDPVPFAARIDLARQSHTDLTHRPGRDPKGRGPLP from the coding sequence ATGACCTCCCGCGCTCCCGGACAGCGGGCCGTCACCCCGCAGGGCCGGGTTCGGTTCCCCGGCTTCGACGTGTTGGACCAGTCCGACGTATGGGACGACATCACCGCGGGGGTGGTGCTGGCCCGGCTCGCCCCCCCGAATGACCTGGGGTTCTTCACCGAGCCGGAACGGGCGATCGCCGAACCGCTGCTAGACCTGCTGCTGGCCCAGGACGCCGAGCCTCGGGTGCCGGTGCTCGCCCTGATCGGCACCCGGCTCGCCATCGGCGAGACCGACGGGTGGCACTACGACGACCTGCCCGAGGACGGGCAGGCCTGGCGCGCCACGCTCAAGTTCCTGAACCGGGACGCCGGCGATCGGCACGGCGGTCCCTTCTCGCGGCTGCGACCGGCCCAGCAGGCGGGGCTGATCCAGGCCGTGCAGGATCTGGCGCAGCGTGGCAAGACATGGCACGACTACCCGGCGTCCCAGGTCTGGAGCCTGTGGACCCGGTACGCCTGCACCGCGTTCTACTCCCACCCCTGGGCGTGGAACGAGATCGGCTTCCCCGGCCCCGCCTACCCCCGCGGGTACCTCAATCCCGGCATCAACGCCCGGGACCGCTGGGAAACCGCTGACCGGATCGACGTCGACCCCGTGCCCTTCGCCGCCCGCATCGACCTGGCCCGCCAGTCGCACACCGACCTCACCCACCGACCCGGCCGCGACCCGAAGGGACGGGGGCCACTGCCATGA
- a CDS encoding DUF2180 family protein yields the protein MNCYDCAGNGHTTPAVAICTSCGAALCGDHTRLETHDQNQAATPGNPSHHRTRSLVCTNCDSVLRAVAA from the coding sequence ATGAACTGCTACGACTGCGCCGGGAACGGCCACACCACCCCGGCGGTAGCCATCTGCACCAGTTGCGGCGCCGCGCTGTGCGGCGACCACACCCGCCTGGAAACCCACGACCAGAACCAGGCCGCCACCCCGGGCAACCCCAGCCACCACCGCACCCGCTCACTCGTCTGCACCAACTGCGACAGCGTTCTTCGCGCCGTGGCTGCCTAA
- a CDS encoding GMC family oxidoreductase, whose product MTFYGNIRSRNESAWLLPTDGSRTDHRLRADMRRYADHDEVDLVVVGAGAGGSVLTQRLARAGWSVICLDAGPFWDPDADWVSDERASHTLYWTDPRQIGGADPVPLGSNNSGRGVGGSMIHYAGYTPRFHPSDFRTRTTEGVGADWPIAYSDLRPHYEQLEAELPVAGQDWPWGDPHGYPHHPHRVSGNGEIFLRGAAAAGITARVGPVAITNGRFGNRPHCIYRGFCLQGCKVNAKASPLITHIPDALAHGAEIRPDSHVSRVLVDDRTGRVTGVTYLRAGVEHRQWARAVAVAGYSIETPRLLLLSASPRFPDGLGNDHDQVGRYLMVQGAPQTAGRFDDEIRMYKAPPPEVSSEQFYETDPGKPYRRGWSIQTVSPLPITWAEHVTAQGHWGEPLREYMRDYVHWATLGALCEFLPDPDNRVTLAEEKDRHGLPVAHFAYTQTSNDRLLMRAAQDSMETILHAAGAGEVITIDRYAHLVGGARMADRPQDGVVDADHRVFGVPNLFIVDGSVLPTQGAANPALTIMALAARAAHRLTTRRVHAAAAAPAGAS is encoded by the coding sequence ATGACCTTCTACGGGAACATCCGGAGCCGCAACGAATCGGCCTGGCTGCTGCCGACCGACGGGTCCCGGACCGATCACCGGCTACGCGCCGACATGCGCCGCTACGCCGACCACGACGAGGTCGACCTGGTGGTGGTCGGAGCCGGCGCCGGCGGCAGTGTCCTGACGCAGCGACTGGCCCGCGCGGGATGGAGCGTGATCTGCCTGGACGCCGGGCCGTTCTGGGACCCCGACGCCGACTGGGTCAGCGACGAACGCGCCTCGCACACCCTGTACTGGACCGACCCGCGGCAGATCGGCGGCGCCGACCCCGTCCCGTTGGGCTCCAACAACTCCGGCCGCGGCGTCGGCGGCTCCATGATCCACTACGCCGGATACACACCCCGCTTCCACCCATCCGATTTTCGAACCCGCACCACCGAAGGAGTCGGAGCCGACTGGCCCATCGCCTACAGCGACCTCCGGCCGCACTACGAACAACTTGAAGCCGAACTGCCCGTCGCCGGCCAGGACTGGCCCTGGGGTGACCCGCACGGCTACCCCCACCACCCGCACCGAGTGTCCGGCAACGGGGAGATCTTCCTCCGCGGCGCCGCCGCTGCCGGCATCACCGCCCGGGTCGGACCCGTCGCGATCACCAACGGCCGCTTCGGGAACCGCCCGCACTGCATCTACCGAGGTTTCTGCCTGCAGGGCTGCAAGGTCAACGCCAAGGCCAGCCCGCTGATCACCCACATCCCCGACGCCCTGGCGCACGGCGCGGAAATCCGACCCGACAGCCACGTCAGCCGGGTCCTGGTCGACGACCGCACCGGCCGGGTCACCGGAGTCACCTATCTCCGGGCCGGAGTGGAGCACCGGCAATGGGCCAGGGCCGTCGCCGTGGCCGGCTACAGCATCGAGACCCCGCGGCTGCTGCTGCTCTCCGCCTCCCCCCGGTTCCCCGACGGGCTCGGCAACGACCACGACCAGGTCGGCCGCTACCTGATGGTCCAGGGCGCCCCGCAAACCGCCGGCCGGTTCGACGACGAGATCCGGATGTACAAGGCACCGCCGCCGGAAGTGAGCAGCGAACAATTCTACGAAACCGACCCCGGCAAGCCCTACCGACGCGGATGGTCCATCCAAACCGTCAGCCCACTGCCGATCACCTGGGCCGAACACGTTACTGCGCAGGGACACTGGGGTGAACCGTTGCGGGAATACATGCGCGACTACGTGCATTGGGCCACCCTCGGCGCGCTCTGCGAATTCCTCCCCGATCCCGACAACCGCGTCACCCTGGCCGAGGAAAAGGATCGGCACGGGCTGCCCGTCGCGCACTTCGCCTACACCCAGACCAGCAACGACCGGCTGCTGATGCGCGCCGCGCAGGACTCGATGGAGACGATTCTGCATGCGGCCGGAGCAGGCGAGGTCATCACCATCGACCGGTACGCCCACCTCGTCGGCGGCGCGCGGATGGCCGACCGACCCCAGGACGGGGTCGTCGACGCCGACCACCGGGTGTTCGGCGTCCCCAACCTGTTCATCGTCGACGGCAGTGTTCTGCCCACCCAGGGCGCTGCCAACCCCGCCCTGACCATCATGGCGCTGGCCGCCCGCGCCGCACACCGGCTGACCACCCGGCGGGTCCACGCGGCCGCTGCGGCGCCGGCAGGCGCGTCGTGA
- a CDS encoding MarR family transcriptional regulator: protein MRRSDSGADWTTADQEGLAFLGEVEAVLAASRVLIGVAVRSLAPVEDTVTLTQFRALVIIASRGPMHLAALAEAMQVHPSNATRACDRLVASGLADRRDNPADRRHLLLTLTDQGRALVDSVMDRRRAAIRQILHRMPLGDRTQVAAGFTRFAAAGGESEQTDLWSIGWTTESPAMHEVSGSTQADPPT from the coding sequence ATGCGTCGCAGTGACTCCGGTGCCGACTGGACAACGGCCGATCAGGAGGGCCTGGCGTTCCTCGGCGAAGTCGAAGCGGTCCTGGCCGCATCTCGGGTCCTGATCGGGGTGGCCGTCCGGTCACTGGCCCCGGTCGAGGACACGGTCACCCTCACTCAGTTCCGGGCGTTGGTGATCATCGCCAGCCGGGGTCCGATGCACCTGGCCGCCTTGGCCGAGGCGATGCAGGTACATCCGTCCAATGCCACCAGGGCCTGCGACCGACTGGTCGCCAGCGGGCTGGCGGACCGTCGGGACAATCCGGCGGACCGCCGGCACCTGCTGCTGACCCTGACCGACCAGGGCCGTGCCCTGGTGGACAGCGTGATGGATCGGCGACGGGCGGCGATCCGGCAGATCCTGCATCGAATGCCACTCGGGGACCGCACGCAGGTGGCCGCAGGCTTCACCCGATTCGCCGCCGCCGGCGGCGAATCCGAGCAGACGGATCTGTGGTCCATCGGCTGGACCACCGAATCCCCCGCGATGCACGAGGTCTCCGGGTCTACGCAGGCTGACCCGCCGACGTGA
- a CDS encoding SDR family oxidoreductase yields the protein MTPQVVVVTGASGGIGRAVASAFGARGARVAMLARGESGLTGAAQDVRAGGGTALPIPTDVADQAQVFSAADRVESELGPIDVWVNVAFTSVFAPFAKIQPDEYRRVTEVSYLGYVYGTMAALQNMKPRDRGTIVQVGSALAYRGIPLQTAYCGAKHAIQGFHEALRCELLHDKSNVHVTMVQMPAVNTPQFSWVLSRLPHHAQPVPPIYQPEVAARGVLYAADHPKRREYWVGASTVGTLAANAIAPGLLDRYLGKTGFSSQQTKQRQPPDAPANLWKPADGPDGRDFGTHGIFDDRAKNSAPQLWASHHHGLLAATASGALAGAAALMLVRRR from the coding sequence ATGACTCCACAGGTCGTAGTGGTCACCGGGGCCAGCGGCGGTATCGGCCGCGCGGTCGCCTCGGCGTTCGGCGCCCGCGGGGCCCGCGTCGCGATGCTGGCGCGCGGCGAGAGCGGGCTGACGGGCGCCGCCCAAGATGTGCGTGCCGGCGGCGGCACCGCGCTGCCCATCCCGACGGACGTGGCCGACCAGGCGCAGGTTTTTTCGGCCGCCGACCGCGTCGAAAGCGAGCTCGGCCCCATCGATGTCTGGGTGAATGTCGCTTTCACCTCGGTGTTCGCGCCCTTCGCGAAGATCCAACCCGACGAATACCGGCGGGTGACCGAGGTGAGCTATCTGGGATACGTCTACGGCACCATGGCCGCGCTACAGAACATGAAACCCCGCGACCGGGGCACCATCGTGCAGGTCGGGTCCGCGCTGGCCTACCGCGGCATTCCCTTACAGACGGCGTACTGCGGCGCTAAACACGCGATCCAGGGCTTTCACGAGGCGCTGCGCTGCGAACTACTGCATGACAAGTCGAACGTGCACGTGACGATGGTGCAGATGCCCGCGGTGAACACCCCGCAGTTCTCCTGGGTGCTGTCCCGGCTACCCCACCACGCCCAACCCGTCCCGCCGATCTACCAGCCCGAGGTCGCCGCCCGCGGCGTCCTGTACGCGGCCGACCACCCGAAGCGGCGGGAATACTGGGTCGGCGCCAGCACCGTCGGCACCCTGGCCGCCAACGCCATCGCCCCGGGACTGCTGGACCGCTACCTGGGCAAAACCGGGTTCTCCTCCCAACAGACCAAGCAGAGGCAACCCCCCGACGCGCCGGCGAACCTGTGGAAACCGGCCGACGGACCCGACGGCAGGGACTTCGGCACACACGGCATCTTCGACGACCGAGCCAAGAACTCCGCACCGCAACTGTGGGCGTCGCACCACCACGGCCTGCTCGCCGCCACGGCGAGCGGTGCGCTGGCCGGCGCCGCGGCCCTGATGCTGGTCCGCCGCAGATGA